The genomic window CATTTGCCCTCTTAAAGTCATCTGTTACTTTTTTACTTGATGATAATGCAAGCTGTGCTCCCACTCTTAACCCATACTCGGTAAAAGCCTTGGAAATACTAAAAGCAAAGATTACAAGAACATTTTCCGGAAGTCCTCTAAAGTAATTCATATATTCTCTTGTTTCTTTTTCTCCTCTAAAATCATAATCTATATAAGCCACATCATTTAAAAGAATAATGTTTCCTTTTGAACTCGCTTTTATAAAAAATTCACGCAGTTCTTTCCACTCATCCATAGAAAGAGAATAACCTGTAGGGTTATGGCACGGATCATTTATTACAGCGAGAACTTTTCCCTGTTTTTCTATTATTTTTTCTGCTTTTTGTTTGAAATCAGCAATATTAAAAGTCCCTTCTTCGTTAAAAAGACTGTAAAGCTCATATTTTACGCCGAATTCCTCAGACATAATCTTATATGATTCCCACATCCAGTCAGGAATAAGTATTGTTTCACCTTTATCTACATAATTCCAGATAGTGTTACTTACTGCACCGCTTCCTCCCGGAGTAGCCACTGCGTCTATAAACGAGTCTTTAAACTCTTCTTTGTAATCTTTTCCCAACACTACTTCTTTTACACACTCCAGATACTTCGGATCTCCCGCAAATGAACTCGCATAAGCTGCTATTTCATTATCCGGAAGATTTTTATATACTTCGGATACAGTCTTGAAATTCACGAATTGTGCGTCTTCATTACATAAAACACCTATTGTGGCATCTATTACATTTTCCTGTCCGAATTTTTCCTTTGCTTCTTTTGCCTTAGCCACCACAGTAAATACCTTATCCACAATGGACTTATCTTTTGAATGATTTGCTAACACCTTTCTTCACCTACTTTATAATTAATCTATGCTTACTTTATTTTTTCCAGTCTTTTTATCATATCAGGATAATAATTCTCCATAAGATCAGTAAATAATTCTTTTGTAATTTTCGGAGTTTCCTCTATGACTTTTTTCCCGGCAGGGGTTTTATAAAAATTAAGAATCTCGTCTATTTCCTGCTCTGTAAAGTGCTTGTCATAAAGTTCCGCTTGCTTATTCAGCACATAATCCATCATAGATTTCATCTCTTTTTGCAGTGCAGTTTTCTGAGTTTTTGATAAATTTATATTTCCTTGATCATTTAGTATCATTTGTGACATTTCATTTGTCATTGCCTGAATATCCATTATCTGAAACAGTTCTTTTATTTTTCTCTGTTTTGCTGTTTCAGCTGAAAATCCGGTTATACTCATTGAAAATATCAATACTGCCATAACAAATATTTTTTTCATATCATCACCCCGTTTTTATTTTATAGTTATGAAATAATTATATCATAAATGCAAAAGCTTTTTTATTTTTTTTATAATAATTTACCTTTTATTCTTTCCAGCCTTTCAGTGAATTCACTCTCATCTCAGTTCTTCCCCTGTAATCTGTTTTGTAATAATCAGGATTCACTGCTGCTTCAAAGCTTCCATATACAGGATTGGGAATGATAAAATACTTTTTCCCGAATTCTTCCGAAAGCTCGTCCACTCTCTTTCTTCGTTCTTCTGCTGTGGCTCCTGCGTCAATAAAATCGTTAATATCATCACCGAGATAAGCCGCAACATAATAATCTTTTTCTATCTGGTTTCTTCTTGCTTCTTTACTTGATTCCTTGGTTTTCATTATAAGATGTTTATCATCTGCCACGAATTTTTCCTTTAAGAGATTATCAAGTGTTTTTGCCCTTTCCGCTTCTTTTCTGTTAGTCACATAAAATACTTCCCCGCCGTTTTCATATATAAAGTTCACAAATTCCACAGCTCCCGGCATAGCAGCTGCTTTTTCGGCATTTACCCATTCACTCCATGCCTGAGGGGAATAATTTTTCCCTTCTTTTATATACTCCGCCTGTGTATACATATTATCAAGTACCGTTTCATCTATATCCACAATAACTGCAAGTTTCTTGCCGTAGTTTTTATTTTTTTCCTCCAGAAATCTGCTTTTAGCGGAATTAAAAACCTGATATACAGAAGCCCTGTACTCGGCAGAAGTCTGCATCCACACAGTCCCCAGCACTGTCTGCTGTGACTGCAATTTTTCATAGGTCATCTGCACAGTATCATCTTCGAAAGAAGCTTTGTCCGCATACATAATTCCTGTAAATATTACTATTATACATATATACCATAATTTCTTAAAGCTTTTCATTTTTCCTCCTGTTATTTTACTATATCTCAAAGAATACCCTGATCAGCTCTTTCAGAGAATACAGGTCATCTTTACCGCAAAGTTCACGTACAGAATGCATGGCAAGCATAGGTATTCCCAAATCCACCGAATCTACTTCCAGATGTGTAGACGATATAGGCCCTATTGTGGAACCGCCCGCTTCTTTTGAATTATTCACAAAATTCTGAGTTTTTATATCTTTCCCTGCTAACACCTGCTTTATTACAGCTATTGTGAAACCGTCAGAAGTATATTTCTGGTTGGCGCTTATTTTAAATACCACTCCTTTATTCAGGGAAGGCTTATTCGTAGGATCCATTTTACCAGTAAATCCCGGATGTGCAGCATGAGCGCCGTCAGCGGAGATCAGAAAAGAATTATTTACAGCTGTTAAAAAATCTGCTCTGTTCATTCCCAGCGAAATATATATTCTTTCCATATAGTTCATCAGATAATTAGAATCTGCTCCCTGTTTTGTGGAACTTCCCACTTCTTCATTGTCAAATCCCACAAAAACGTTTATTCCCTTTCCTGCATGTCTGCTTTCTGCTATTGCACGAAGTCCGGCATAAACTGACGCCAGATTATCTATTTTCGGTGCAGAGACAAATTCATTTTCCGCTCCGAGTAAAGTTCCCTTTTCATATGCATACACATATAAGTCAAAGTCCAGAATGTCTTTTTTATTTATATCGCACTCTTTTGAAACAAGGTTTATCAGAAAATCTTCCTTTTCAAAAGTTTCATTTATCAGTCCGATTACAGGAAGTACATCATTCTGTCTGTCTATTTCCACTCCCTGATTTACACTTCTGTTTTGATGGATTGCCAGATTTGGTATTGTCATAAGAGGTCTGTCTATATTTACATTTACAGTTTCGGGCTTAAAAATATTATCTGTTTTCAAAATAACCCTTCCCGCTACAGATAACGGTCTGTCAAACCATGTGCTTAATATAGGCCCGCCGTATACCTCGGTATTTAGTCTTATTATATTTTCCACTGTCATTTCAGGGTTCGGTTTTATTCTAAAACAAGGTGAATCAGTGTGCGACCCTGTCATTCTGAATCCGCATTCTGGACTGACTTCTTCACCTGTTGTAAATGCCATAATCGTAGAGCTGGTTTTCTTTATATAATATTTTCCGTTTTTTTCCAGTTTACATTCCTTAGAAGGGTCAAGTCTTACAAATCCCTCCTTATCCAGAATATCTGAACAATTTTTCACTGCATGGTAACTGCTCGGGCTTTTATCAATAAAATCTATAAATTCTTTTGCAAATATTTCTTTCATCTAATCATCCTTTCGTTTTTCCATAACTTTCGTATTCTTTTTATAGTATAGACTTCTCTTCGTTTTGTGTCAAATAAAATTATTAATATCTAAAAAATAATTTTAAAAAAACTGCCTCACTTTTCAGAGACAGTTTTTTTTGATATTGCTTACATTTTTAGTTCTTCAATTGTAATGTTTCCAATGAATTCCTTCACATCTTCAGGAATTACTTTTCCTGTTTCCATGCTTTGTGCATTCGACATACCGCACGCCATGGATAATTTCAGTATTTCATGTAATTCCAGCCCGTCATCCAGACCCTTTGCAAAACCTGCCACTGAAGAATCTCCCGAACCTACGGTATTATGTATTTTAATTTTTGGAATTGTAATTTTCAAAATCTCCTCGCCAAAATATATTGCTCCTTCTCCACCCAGAGATACAAGAACATTTTGTGCTCCCAGATTTTTAAGTTTTTCCACTGCTTTTTTTATTTTATCTCTTCCGTCTATTGATTCTCCCAGAACATATTCCAGTTCGTCAAAATTAGGCTTTATAAGATACGGTTTTCCTTTGACACCTTCCAGCAGCGATTTCCCGCTTGTATCAAGTATCACTTTTTTTCCTTTTCTATTTACCATTTCCACAAGTTTTTGATAATATCCGGCATCCATTCCTTTTGGAAGACTTCCTGACATTGTTATTACATCTGACTTTTCCACAAGCTCCATGAATTTTTTCTCAAAAGCTCTCAGATCAGAATCAGGCAGTTCTTCTCCAGATTCCAGAATTTCAGTTTCCGAGTGTTTTGCCAAAACGGCAATACACACTCTTGTCTCAGACGACGATACATAAAAACCTTCTTTTATATTCATCTTTTTCAGATTTTCCTGTATCCATTCACCATTTTTCCCGCCTAATATTCCTGTGGCAACAACATTAGCATCCAGTTGTTTTAGTACCTTTGTCACATTCAGACCTTTTCCGCCCGGACTTTTTATAGTCTTCTCAGCTCTGAAAAGTCTGCCTTCCTTAAAGTCTTCTATAAAATATCTTGTATCTATAGCCGGATTTAATGTTACTGTAGTAATCATTTCTCCTCCTTTAATATCTGTGTTCGCTCATACACATTTTTATTTTTTCAGCTACTACCAGTTTCATGGCTTTTTTAGCCGGTTCCATATATTTTCTCGGATCATTGGCATCTCTGTGTTCTTCCAGATACTTTCTCAATTCTCCAGAGAATGGCATTTTCAGTTCAGTTGCAATGTTTACTTTACAGATTCCCAGTTCTATTGTCTTTCTTACATCTTCCAAAGATACTCCCGAAGCTCCATG from Sebaldella sp. S0638 includes these protein-coding regions:
- a CDS encoding M18 family aminopeptidase, whose protein sequence is MKEIFAKEFIDFIDKSPSSYHAVKNCSDILDKEGFVRLDPSKECKLEKNGKYYIKKTSSTIMAFTTGEEVSPECGFRMTGSHTDSPCFRIKPNPEMTVENIIRLNTEVYGGPILSTWFDRPLSVAGRVILKTDNIFKPETVNVNIDRPLMTIPNLAIHQNRSVNQGVEIDRQNDVLPVIGLINETFEKEDFLINLVSKECDINKKDILDFDLYVYAYEKGTLLGAENEFVSAPKIDNLASVYAGLRAIAESRHAGKGINVFVGFDNEEVGSSTKQGADSNYLMNYMERIYISLGMNRADFLTAVNNSFLISADGAHAAHPGFTGKMDPTNKPSLNKGVVFKISANQKYTSDGFTIAVIKQVLAGKDIKTQNFVNNSKEAGGSTIGPISSTHLEVDSVDLGIPMLAMHSVRELCGKDDLYSLKELIRVFFEI
- a CDS encoding aminotransferase class I/II-fold pyridoxal phosphate-dependent enzyme; its protein translation is MLANHSKDKSIVDKVFTVVAKAKEAKEKFGQENVIDATIGVLCNEDAQFVNFKTVSEVYKNLPDNEIAAYASSFAGDPKYLECVKEVVLGKDYKEEFKDSFIDAVATPGGSGAVSNTIWNYVDKGETILIPDWMWESYKIMSEEFGVKYELYSLFNEEGTFNIADFKQKAEKIIEKQGKVLAVINDPCHNPTGYSLSMDEWKELREFFIKASSKGNIILLNDVAYIDYDFRGEKETREYMNYFRGLPENVLVIFAFSISKAFTEYGLRVGAQLALSSSKKVTDDFKRANEFSCRSRWSNISRGGMRLFSDIVSNPELFDKLKKERNEYVALMKERADIFINEAKEEGLPMCTYRGGFFITVPLGDDTEKIGLELQKENIFTVILDKGLRVAICSVPKRQLHGLPAKIKKVIDRVK
- a CDS encoding 5'-nucleotidase, lipoprotein e(P4) family, producing the protein MKSFKKLWYICIIVIFTGIMYADKASFEDDTVQMTYEKLQSQQTVLGTVWMQTSAEYRASVYQVFNSAKSRFLEEKNKNYGKKLAVIVDIDETVLDNMYTQAEYIKEGKNYSPQAWSEWVNAEKAAAMPGAVEFVNFIYENGGEVFYVTNRKEAERAKTLDNLLKEKFVADDKHLIMKTKESSKEARRNQIEKDYYVAAYLGDDINDFIDAGATAEERRKRVDELSEEFGKKYFIIPNPVYGSFEAAVNPDYYKTDYRGRTEMRVNSLKGWKE
- the pfkB gene encoding 1-phosphofructokinase, giving the protein MITTVTLNPAIDTRYFIEDFKEGRLFRAEKTIKSPGGKGLNVTKVLKQLDANVVATGILGGKNGEWIQENLKKMNIKEGFYVSSSETRVCIAVLAKHSETEILESGEELPDSDLRAFEKKFMELVEKSDVITMSGSLPKGMDAGYYQKLVEMVNRKGKKVILDTSGKSLLEGVKGKPYLIKPNFDELEYVLGESIDGRDKIKKAVEKLKNLGAQNVLVSLGGEGAIYFGEEILKITIPKIKIHNTVGSGDSSVAGFAKGLDDGLELHEILKLSMACGMSNAQSMETGKVIPEDVKEFIGNITIEELKM
- a CDS encoding DUF2059 domain-containing protein is translated as MKKIFVMAVLIFSMSITGFSAETAKQRKIKELFQIMDIQAMTNEMSQMILNDQGNINLSKTQKTALQKEMKSMMDYVLNKQAELYDKHFTEQEIDEILNFYKTPAGKKVIEETPKITKELFTDLMENYYPDMIKRLEKIK